CATGTTGCAAAGGTCTCACATGTCAAGATGCCGGCAACGGGCAAAACCCTAATATTCCTGGTGGAGATAAGCTATGTGCGTAAACTATAGAAATTAGCCAGCTATTGATTCAAATTTAAAGCAGCCATTATAAATAGAAATTCATCATGGCTGCTTTTTCAAATACAAAATCAGAAAACCTTTAATTTATTTTGGCAACAAGCTTTATTTAATTCAAAACACTTTGTAAAGTGAAATATCTTATTCTGATCAGTCAGCTTTTATATTTTTCGGCTTGCTCTGGTCAGTTATTAAATAAAAAGGACTGGTTCACGTTAACAGGAATAATTAAGGGCAGTGATACGGGTATAATAGTTCTATGGCATCCTGATACTTTGGGCAAATGGATTAAAGATACCTGCATCTTAATAAAAGGGAAGTTCCGGTTTGGCGGACCCATTCATACACCCTCATACGTACACTTAATTAGCTCAACAATAGATGGTAATTATGCAAGTTTTTTCTTAGAAAAGGGTAAACAATCAATAATTCTTAAGAAAAATAACTTTGATAATTATCAAATGAGAGGCTCTGAAACACAAAAAGAAACTGAACCCCTCAGAAAAAAAATTACTACATTAGAAAAAAAGAAAAGCCAACTTACCTCAATTTATGAAAGTAAAAAAGATAGTTCGGCACAAAGTAGAAAAAAACTTGAAAATCAAATACAATTAATAAATGAGAAAGAAAAAACCATAAGAATAGCCTTTATCAAAAAAAATCCAAACTCATATGCAAGCCCGACAGAGTTACTTGGCTTAATTAATTTTATTTCGTTCGACATGTCAAATTCGCTTCTTAATGCATTTAGTCCTAAAATAAAAGAAAGTAGCACTGCCTTATTGTGTAAAAAAGAAATTGATAAGAAAAAACAGCTGATATCCGGCGTTTTTCTTCCTGATTTTATAGAGAAAGATATAAAGGGTGAAAATATTAGTTTATCTCATTTTATAGGAAAATATGTCTTACTTGATTTTTGGGCCAGTTGGTGTATCCCATGCCGAAAAGAAATTCCCCATTTAAAAGAAGTGTATCTAAAATATCAGAAAAAAGGGTTTGAAATAATCGCTATTTCAAATGACAATGATAAAATCAAATGGGAAAACGCAGTTCAGAATGAAGCGATCAAAAATTGGGTCAATATTATTGAAAGCAATCAGATTAAATCAATTTTTCAAGGAGTGACGGTACTTCCCACCCAAATTCTTCTTGATCCTGAAGGAAAAATTATCTGGAGTTCTATTGAAGATAATCACCACAGTTGGGAAGATATATTGGCAAGAGAATTGCAATGATCGGCTTTGTTTATTATTCAATCTAAAATAAATTCTTTCATCACTCCATACGGTTACAGTAAATTTGCTGCATGATTCGCCGCACCATAGAAATTATTGGCACCAGTTTTAAAATGGCCCTGCAGGAGCTGTGGAAAAACAAGCTCCGCACTTTTCTTTCTTTATTCGGTATTACCATTGGTATTTTTTGCATTATTGGCGTATTGGCAACAGTGAACAGCTTAGAACAAAATATTCAAAACGAAGTGAAAGCTCTTGGCACTAATACCATTTATTTAGATAAATGGGATTACAGCGCCGGTGGCGGGCCTGATTATCCATGGTGGAGATATGTGAAGAGACCTGTTCCAAAGCACGATGAAATAAAGCAAATAAAAGAAAGAACTCCCAGTGCCAAATATGTTGCATTCAAAATAGAAGCCCACGATAACATCAGTTTTGAAAACAGTGTGTTGTCCGGTGTCAATATTTACGGAGTGAGCAACGAATTTCAATATATACAACCGGTGG
This sequence is a window from Patescibacteria group bacterium. Protein-coding genes within it:
- a CDS encoding TlpA disulfide reductase family protein → MKYLILISQLLYFSACSGQLLNKKDWFTLTGIIKGSDTGIIVLWHPDTLGKWIKDTCILIKGKFRFGGPIHTPSYVHLISSTIDGNYASFFLEKGKQSIILKKNNFDNYQMRGSETQKETEPLRKKITTLEKKKSQLTSIYESKKDSSAQSRKKLENQIQLINEKEKTIRIAFIKKNPNSYASPTELLGLINFISFDMSNSLLNAFSPKIKESSTALLCKKEIDKKKQLISGVFLPDFIEKDIKGENISLSHFIGKYVLLDFWASWCIPCRKEIPHLKEVYLKYQKKGFEIIAISNDNDKIKWENAVQNEAIKNWVNIIESNQIKSIFQGVTVLPTQILLDPEGKIIWSSIEDNHHSWEDILARELQ